CCATGACTCTGTTTGTTTTGGTTTCCCAACTTTTTCGTTCATGGAATCGATCCGATTGCAGAAGATCGTGTTGAAGGTGAGCATCTTGTGCAGCAAGTGCAAGGTCTGCATCTTGACCACCATCTCCAAATTCGAAGGTAATTTTTTCTGATGGTTCTTAACCATAGTTGTTGGAAGTGATGGATGCCTGATTCAGACTGCTGGTGACTGGCAGGGATTGTTTCGATTGCAGTTGACGTGGAGAAGAGCACGGTGACGATCGTGGGGGTCGTCGATGCGGTGCTCATCGTGAAAGCCCTGAGGAAGGCCAAGAAGCCGGCGGAGATCGTGAGCGTGGGAGAGCCcgacaagaagaaggaagagaagaaggacgaTAAGGAGGACCCCTGCAAGTTGCCCCCCTGTTGCAACGCTTGCAGGCCTGTGATGATATGGCAGGACGAACCAAACATATGCACCATTTGCTGATGTATGCACGCATAtacgctgctctctctctctctctctctctctctct
This DNA window, taken from Musa acuminata AAA Group cultivar baxijiao chromosome BXJ3-7, Cavendish_Baxijiao_AAA, whole genome shotgun sequence, encodes the following:
- the LOC135642213 gene encoding heavy metal-associated isoprenylated plant protein 2-like codes for the protein MKKIVLKVSILCSKCKVCILTTISKFEGIVSIAVDVEKSTVTIVGVVDAVLIVKALRKAKKPAEIVSVGEPDKKKEEKKDDKEDPCKLPPCCNACRPVMIWQDEPNICTIC